Proteins from one Lachnospiraceae bacterium KGMB03038 genomic window:
- a CDS encoding GNAT family N-acetyltransferase, translated as MEIHLLERHEIHEALAMSAEIFDGLEKEEEISRQVEEGNLIFAGCFGDGQINGLLGWGMADSGGEILFVFVKEEHRRHGMGAAIVEMLCQACSQKYLVLRITTAAPLELVPFFNRCGLVIYGPERLEHGRKTLPMERMISPAQVKPRKNTFHMGLIIGGVCVAALLLCVLIFFLGRGVVQEIADHKGAEEERQITEEEKPEEEPSYQIPTDPAPPGEEQEKEEGQPEGEDGIEGIEAYISEAAGYELTEEVYTEGEDTETSTIDYQIRYPQVSGLPSGKDEEVNQILRDAAMANADSYYINPTPEIQEFLDQQEYLYLGSEVEYKVTYMDENLLCVVFDDHYFTGSVYGEYSALRVRIIDLNLASRYEIQDVLQTDGTFLETWREKMLEEDPDNYPAAELPDEVLQETLTGAIAENRYFSNLLLTKNGVEVGFTYAFSSEDGQRLSRGWVTAPFTPEEIAPYQTDSQMWNLFHVQEN; from the coding sequence ATGGAGATTCATTTGCTGGAACGACATGAAATCCATGAGGCGCTGGCAATGTCTGCCGAGATTTTTGACGGCCTCGAGAAAGAAGAGGAGATCAGCCGCCAGGTGGAGGAAGGCAATCTGATTTTTGCCGGGTGTTTTGGAGACGGGCAGATAAACGGGCTTCTGGGATGGGGCATGGCAGACAGCGGCGGAGAGATCTTGTTTGTGTTTGTAAAGGAGGAACATCGCCGGCATGGAATGGGCGCGGCAATCGTAGAAATGCTGTGCCAGGCGTGCAGCCAAAAGTATTTGGTCCTTAGGATCACCACGGCGGCTCCGTTAGAACTGGTTCCTTTTTTCAACCGATGCGGACTTGTGATTTATGGTCCGGAGCGGCTGGAACATGGAAGAAAAACCCTACCTATGGAACGGATGATTTCCCCGGCTCAGGTAAAGCCCCGGAAAAATACTTTCCATATGGGCCTGATCATTGGAGGAGTCTGTGTGGCGGCGCTGCTTCTGTGTGTGCTTATTTTTTTCCTGGGACGCGGTGTAGTCCAGGAAATCGCGGATCACAAAGGAGCGGAGGAAGAGCGGCAGATCACCGAGGAAGAGAAGCCGGAGGAAGAGCCTTCCTATCAGATTCCGACGGATCCTGCACCGCCCGGCGAAGAACAGGAAAAGGAAGAGGGACAGCCGGAAGGGGAAGATGGAATAGAAGGGATCGAGGCTTACATATCTGAAGCTGCCGGTTATGAACTGACGGAAGAGGTTTATACAGAAGGAGAAGATACAGAGACTTCGACGATCGATTACCAGATCCGGTATCCGCAGGTTTCCGGTCTTCCTTCAGGAAAAGATGAAGAAGTAAATCAGATCCTGAGAGATGCGGCTATGGCAAACGCGGATTCTTATTATATAAATCCCACCCCGGAGATCCAGGAATTCTTGGATCAGCAGGAGTATCTTTATTTAGGCAGCGAAGTAGAATATAAAGTTACCTATATGGACGAGAACCTTCTGTGTGTGGTGTTTGACGATCATTATTTCACTGGTTCAGTCTATGGGGAATATTCTGCTCTGCGGGTGCGGATCATAGACTTGAATTTGGCCAGCCGCTATGAGATCCAGGATGTGCTGCAGACGGATGGAACATTCCTTGAGACCTGGCGTGAGAAGATGCTGGAAGAAGATCCGGATAATTACCCGGCCGCGGAACTTCCCGATGAGGTACTTCAGGAGACACTGACGGGAGCTATCGCGGAAAACAGATATTTCTCCAATCTTCTGCTGACGAAAAACGGCGTGGAGGTGGGATTTACCTACGCGTTTTCCAGTGAGGACGGCCAGAGACTTTCGCGGGGCTGGGTGACTGCGCCCTTCACCCCGGAAGAGATCGCGCCCTATCAGACAGACAGCCAGATGTGGAACTTGTTCCATGTGCAGGAAAACTAA
- a CDS encoding GNAT family N-acetyltransferase, whose amino-acid sequence MEIRRLEHQELLPALHLVWEVFAQDVAPSYTPEGVAEFQKFIKYENISPLFQKQEQLFFGAFENGRMCGTAAVGNNGHISLFFVKKEYQRKGIGRMLFQTIYNCCVQELSVREVTVHAAPTAVPIYERLGLRVTGPEREEHGIRYVPMSVYASMGLVQPVKKKSKTPVIIAAAAGAVLLIVILLAGVFFVRNFQRAVRMTDEYLEEQPENGWDSGDGWDSGDGWDSGDGWGNGDGWDSGGESLELNGLDAVPAYEAEALSYQIQEETYSFIDDEKQSTVIQFDVRYPVLEGLDSQAADEINEAIRSCAMETADKIYLNPSQEIKERVLGEEVPILASSVTYKVCYAGEDFISIAFEDYSYQGSQEAFQADLRTINIGLKDGKIYQVKDVVNLDEAFAADWLEEMRGEAENEEFLSELSTQQMLAALGGDTINGVYTANFFVHADGIEIGYDLNYPADDPHDLGYIWVTAPFTFEEIASYASDSGFWNNIDVYAQ is encoded by the coding sequence ATGGAAATCAGACGTTTGGAACACCAGGAATTACTGCCGGCTCTTCATCTGGTGTGGGAGGTGTTTGCTCAAGACGTGGCGCCATCCTATACGCCGGAGGGAGTGGCGGAATTTCAGAAATTCATCAAATATGAAAATATCAGCCCGTTGTTCCAGAAACAGGAACAGCTCTTCTTTGGAGCTTTTGAAAATGGCCGGATGTGCGGAACTGCCGCGGTGGGCAATAATGGACATATCAGTCTTTTCTTTGTGAAAAAAGAATATCAGAGAAAAGGTATAGGAAGAATGTTGTTCCAGACAATATATAACTGCTGTGTACAGGAGCTTTCTGTCCGGGAGGTGACAGTGCACGCCGCGCCAACGGCGGTGCCGATCTATGAGCGGCTGGGGCTTCGCGTGACGGGCCCGGAGAGGGAAGAGCATGGCATCCGTTATGTTCCCATGTCTGTCTACGCCAGTATGGGACTGGTTCAGCCAGTAAAGAAAAAGTCAAAGACTCCGGTGATCATCGCGGCAGCGGCAGGAGCAGTGCTTTTGATCGTAATCCTTTTGGCAGGCGTGTTTTTTGTCCGTAATTTCCAGAGGGCGGTCCGGATGACCGACGAATATCTTGAAGAACAGCCGGAGAACGGCTGGGATTCCGGAGACGGCTGGGATTCTGGAGACGGCTGGGATTCCGGAGATGGCTGGGGAAACGGAGACGGCTGGGATTCCGGCGGTGAAAGCCTGGAACTAAACGGCCTGGATGCGGTGCCTGCTTACGAGGCGGAAGCCCTTTCTTACCAGATTCAGGAAGAAACATACAGTTTCATCGATGATGAGAAACAGTCCACGGTGATTCAATTCGATGTCCGATATCCGGTACTGGAGGGGTTGGATTCCCAGGCGGCCGATGAGATCAACGAAGCGATCAGAAGCTGCGCCATGGAAACGGCCGATAAAATCTATCTCAATCCGTCCCAGGAGATCAAGGAAAGAGTCCTGGGGGAAGAGGTGCCTATTTTAGCAAGCAGTGTGACTTATAAGGTTTGTTACGCGGGAGAAGATTTTATCAGTATTGCTTTTGAGGATTACAGCTATCAGGGAAGTCAGGAAGCTTTTCAGGCAGATTTAAGGACTATCAATATCGGCCTGAAAGACGGGAAGATCTATCAAGTAAAAGATGTTGTGAATCTGGATGAAGCGTTTGCCGCGGACTGGCTGGAGGAAATGCGCGGGGAAGCGGAAAATGAAGAATTTCTATCGGAACTGAGCACTCAGCAGATGTTGGCGGCTTTAGGAGGAGATACAATAAACGGCGTGTATACGGCAAATTTTTTTGTCCATGCAGATGGAATTGAGATTGGATATGATTTGAACTATCCAGCCGATGATCCTCATGATCTTGGATATATCTGGGTGACAGCGCCCTTTACATTTGAAGAGATCGCTTCCTATGCTTCGGACAGCGGATTTTGGAACAATATTGATGTTTATGCTCAGTAA
- a CDS encoding competence/damage-inducible protein A, producing MTVELISVGTEILLGNIINTNAAYLSEQCALLGLSCYHQSVVGDNEERLEEELRRALSRSDIVILSGGLGPTKDDLTKEVTAKVFGYQLKEDPHTRARIQEYFDRNPRRKITSNNWKQALVPEGAVVIDNHNGTAPGLILEENGKTAVLLPGPPGELRPMFERDIAPYLNKREPEGIYSHMIKICGMGESQVEAQITDLMEQGNPTLAPYAKTGEVHLRITAKADSQNRAEELIRPVEKKLYERFGNLIYTNQEEVTLEEVIVRLLEEKNLTLTTAESCTGGLLAGRIMNVPGASDVYQEGHITYSNEAKEKILGVRHETLETYGAVSPQTAAEMAAGAAAAAGAGAALSVTGIAGPGGGTEDKPVGLVYIGCQVGGKCRVEKYHFTGNREKNREFSVVNALTLLREELLKSSE from the coding sequence ATGACGGTAGAGTTGATTTCGGTAGGAACTGAGATCCTGCTTGGAAATATTATCAATACCAATGCGGCCTATCTGTCAGAGCAATGTGCTCTTTTGGGCCTTTCCTGTTATCATCAAAGCGTTGTGGGAGATAACGAAGAGAGACTGGAAGAAGAGCTGCGCCGTGCCCTGTCCCGGTCGGATATTGTGATTTTAAGCGGGGGCCTTGGTCCTACGAAGGACGATCTGACTAAAGAGGTGACGGCCAAAGTGTTTGGATATCAGTTAAAGGAAGATCCCCATACAAGGGCCAGGATCCAGGAGTATTTTGACCGGAATCCAAGACGGAAGATCACATCGAATAACTGGAAACAGGCGTTGGTTCCGGAGGGCGCGGTCGTTATAGATAATCATAATGGAACGGCTCCAGGACTGATCCTGGAAGAGAATGGAAAGACGGCCGTCCTTCTGCCGGGACCGCCGGGAGAACTGCGGCCTATGTTTGAGAGGGATATTGCCCCTTATTTGAACAAACGGGAACCAGAGGGAATCTATTCTCATATGATCAAGATCTGCGGAATGGGAGAGAGTCAGGTGGAGGCCCAGATCACAGATCTGATGGAACAGGGGAATCCCACATTGGCCCCTTACGCCAAGACGGGAGAGGTCCATCTCAGAATAACGGCCAAGGCAGACAGCCAAAATCGGGCAGAGGAATTGATCCGTCCTGTGGAAAAGAAATTGTATGAAAGATTTGGAAATCTGATCTATACGAATCAGGAAGAGGTAACGCTGGAAGAAGTGATAGTTAGGCTTTTGGAGGAAAAGAATCTGACTCTTACCACGGCAGAGTCCTGCACCGGAGGCCTTTTGGCAGGAAGGATCATGAACGTGCCTGGAGCTTCTGATGTATATCAGGAGGGACATATCACCTACTCCAATGAAGCGAAGGAAAAGATTCTGGGTGTCAGGCATGAGACTTTGGAAACTTATGGGGCAGTCAGCCCTCAGACGGCTGCGGAGATGGCTGCGGGAGCGGCCGCGGCAGCCGGAGCCGGCGCGGCTCTTTCTGTGACCGGAATCGCAGGACCGGGAGGAGGGACAGAAGATAAACCGGTGGGCCTTGTCTATATTGGCTGTCAGGTCGGAGGAAAATGCAGGGTAGAAAAATATCATTTTACCGGGAATCGAGAGAAGAACCGGGAATTCTCAGTGGTAAACGCACTGACGCTTCTGCGGGAGGAACTGTTGAAGTCTTCAGAATAA
- the pgsA gene encoding CDP-diacylglycerol--glycerol-3-phosphate 3-phosphatidyltransferase, whose translation MNLPNKLTVLRVIMVPFFVFFMLTDTGGAANKWIALVLFCVASLTDMLDGKIARSRNLVTNFGKFMDPLADKLLVCSAMICMIPDGTLSAWFVIVIIAREFIISGFRLVASDNGIVIAASYWGKFKTVSQMFMIIVLIADLGGIFDVIGTVLIWLSLILTIVSLIDYVAKNVQVLTKGGM comes from the coding sequence ATGAATCTGCCAAATAAGTTGACGGTATTGCGAGTGATCATGGTACCCTTTTTTGTTTTCTTTATGCTGACGGACACAGGCGGAGCGGCGAATAAATGGATCGCTCTGGTACTGTTCTGTGTGGCCAGCCTTACGGATATGCTGGACGGAAAGATCGCCAGGTCCAGGAATCTGGTGACGAACTTTGGAAAGTTTATGGATCCTCTGGCGGATAAGCTGCTGGTGTGCTCCGCTATGATCTGTATGATCCCGGACGGCACCCTTTCCGCCTGGTTTGTGATCGTTATCATTGCCAGGGAATTTATCATCAGCGGGTTCCGCCTGGTGGCTTCTGACAACGGGATCGTGATCGCGGCCAGCTACTGGGGGAAATTTAAGACGGTGTCCCAGATGTTTATGATCATTGTACTCATTGCTGATCTGGGCGGCATCTTCGATGTGATCGGAACGGTGCTGATCTGGCTGTCTTTGATCTTGACAATCGTATCCCTGATCGATTACGTGGCCAAGAATGTGCAGGTGCTGACAAAAGGAGGGATGTAA